The following proteins are co-located in the Mobula hypostoma chromosome 4, sMobHyp1.1, whole genome shotgun sequence genome:
- the mgst2 gene encoding microsomal glutathione S-transferase 2 isoform X4 — protein sequence METVTSRPSAYFAVRVGNARKKYKVLPPAVTGSPDFERIFRAQHPFTQLVYSHLGKRCFPVINLAFGRFLCNCHWQNSVEFYPMFLIVLWSSGLFFNQEIASIVGLLYLFSRFMYFNEYAKSAKRRLPGFRIGIAVLLILASMSIGGITNSLFDKYFDFNIAKKIKKMIL from the exons CATATTTTGCAGTGCGAGTAGGAAATGCCAGGAAGAAGTATAAAGTGTTGCCACCAGCAGTTACAGGATCGCCTGATTTTGAGAGAATTTTCCGCGCACA GCATCCTTTCACGCAGCTGGTCTATAGCCATCTTGGGAAGAGATGCTTTCCAGTAATCAATTTGGCTTTCGGGAGGTTCTTGTGCAACTGCCACTG GCAGAACTCGGTTGAATTCTATCCCATGTTCTTGATTGTGTTATGGAGTTCTGGACTGTTTTTCAATCAAG AAATTGCCTCAATCGTTGGCCTTCTGTACCTGTTCAGCAGGTTCATGTACTTTAATGAATATGCAAAGTCAGCAAAGAGAAG GCTCCCTGGGTTCAGAATCGGTATAGCAGTGCTGCTGATATTAGCCAGTATGAGTATTGGAGGAATCACAAATTCTCTGTTTGACAAATATTTTGATTTTAACATAGCGAAAAAGATCAAAAAAATGATTTTATGA